A section of the Neofelis nebulosa isolate mNeoNeb1 chromosome 12, mNeoNeb1.pri, whole genome shotgun sequence genome encodes:
- the SLC28A3 gene encoding solute carrier family 28 member 3, translating into MSSEDFVELKSRTAARAEGYSNTGFQNEDDFDEKKNTSRNNNSLRCRAVQNTQQDEEQVTIEQDSLRNKEDVEDDPEAHQKGYLERKYDTVCDFYKKHKTILQYILWGILIVGYLAMVIAACALNFHRALPLFMITVAVIFFVVWDYFMAKYEHRINEYLSPGRRLLNSHWFWMKWVIWSLLILGVIFWLILDTAKLGQQQLVSFGGLIMYVILVFIFSKHPTKVYWRPVFWGIGLQFLLGLLILRTEPGFMAFEWLGKQVQTFLEYTNAGAEFVFGETYADHFFAFKVLPIVVFFSTVMSMLYYLGLMQWIIRKVGWVMLVTMGSSPIESVVAAGNIFVGQTESPLLVRPYLPHITKSELHAIMTAGFSTIAGSVLGAYISFGVSASHLLTASVMSAPASLAVAKLFWPERETPKITLQNAMKMESGDSRNLLEAATQGASSSISLVANIAVNLIAFLALLSFLNAALSWFGNMFDYPQLSFEIICSYIFMPFSFMMGVDWQDSFMVAKLIGYKTFFNEFVAYEHLSKLINLRKEAGPKFVNGVQQYMSIRSETIATYALCGFANFGSLGIVIGGLTSMAPSRKHDIASGAVRALIAGTVACFMTACIAGMLSSTPVDINCHLILENAFNSSLPANTTEVVSCCQSLLNSTIVNGPGDVIPGGNHTLTSLRGCCILLTPPTLNCSWIPNAF; encoded by the exons AATGAAGATGACTTCgatgaaaaaaagaacacatcaaGAAACAACAACTCACTAAGGTGTAGAGCTGTGCAAAACACCCAGCAG GACGAAGAGCAGGTCACCATTGAGCAGGattctttaagaaacaaagaagatgTGGAGGATGATCCAGAGGCACATCAAAAAGG GTATCTGGAAAGGAAGTATGATACAGTTTGTGATTTTTATAAGAAACACAAAACCATCCTTCAGTACATCCTCTGGGGCATCTTAATAGTAG GTTACCTGGCAATGGTGATTGCAGCTTGTGCGCTGAACTTTCATAGAGCCCTTCCCCTTTTCATGATCACCGTGGCTGTCATCTTCTTTGTTGTCTGGGATTACTTTATGGCCAAATATGAGCATCGAATCAATGAGTACCTATCTCCTGGCAGAAGGCTCCTAAACAGCCATTGGTTCTGGATGAAGTG GGTGATTTGGAGCTTACTGATTCTGGGTGTTATATTCTGGCTCATCTTGGACACCGCCAAACTGGGCCAACAGCAGCTGGTGTCCTTTGGTGGGCTCATAATGTACGTTATCCtggtatttatattttccaagCACCCAACCAAA GTTTACTGGAGGCCTGTCTTTTGGGGAATTGGGTTACAGTTTCTTCTTGGGCTCTTAATCCTAAGGACTGAACCTGGATTTATGGCTTTCGAATGGTTGGGTAAACAAGTTCAA ACCTTCTTGGAGTATACTAACGCTGGGGCTGAATTTGTCTTTGGTGAGACATATGCAGACCACTTCTTTGCATTTAAG GTCCTGCCAATCGTGGTTTTCTTCAGCACGGTCATGTCCATGCTCTACTACCTCGGGTTGATGCAGTGGATCATTAGAAAG GTTGGATGGGTAATGCTAGTTACTATGGGATCATCTCCTATTGAATCTGTAGTTGCTGCTGGCAATATATTTGTTGGACAG ACAGAGTCTCCGCTGCTGGTCCGACCCTACTTACCACACATCACCAAGTCTGAACTCCATGCAATCATGACTGCTGGGTTCTCTACCATCGCTGGAAGTGTGTTAGGTGCATACATTTCTTTCGGG GTTTCAGCCTCCCACTTGTTAACTGCCTCAGTCATGTCCGCACCTGCATCATTGGCTGTGGCTAAACTCTTTTGGCCTGAGAGGGAAACACCTAAAATAACCCTCCAGAATGCCATGAAAATGGAAAGTGG tgattCAAGGAACCTCCTAGAAGCCGCAACGCAGGGAGCATCCTCATCCATCTCCCTAGTGGCAAACATAGCTGTGAACTTGATTGCCTTCCTGGCCCTGTTGTCTTTTTTGAATGCGGCCCTGTCCTGGTTTGGAAACATGTTTGACTACCCACAACTGAGTTTTGAG ATAATATGCTCCTACATCTTCATGCCCTTTTCCTTCATGATGGGAGTGGACTGGCAAGACAGCTTTATGGTTGCCAAGCTCATAGGCTATAAGACATTTTTCAATGAATTTGTGGCTTATGAACACCTTTCAAAATTGATCAACTTAAGAAAAGAGGCTGGACCCAAATTTGTGAATGGTGTGCAGCAATATATGTCA ATTCGTTCTGAGACAATTGCCACTTATGCTCTCTGTGGCTTTGCTAATTTCGGTTCCCTAGGAATAGTGATCGGCGGACTCA CATCCATGGCTCCTTCCAGAAAGCATGATATCGCCTCAGGGGCAGTGAGAGCTCTGATCGCTGGGACCGTCGCCTGCTTCATGACAGCCTGCATTGCAG GGATGCTCTCCAGCACCCCAGTAGACATCAACTGCCATCTCATTTTGGAGAATGCCTTCAATTCCAGTTTGCCTGCAAACACCACTGAGGTGGTATCTTGTTGTCAAAGTCTATTGAACAG